One region of Flavobacterium sp. GSB-24 genomic DNA includes:
- the azu gene encoding azurin, translating to MNTKTKFSIMILMGFLVITSCGKKETTPADQTEKSESSTEGEAAPVTSTEENVLIIEGNDQMQFNTNELHAVAGKPIKLTLKHVGKIPKEAMGHNLVILKEGTDEAAFALKANDAAATDYIPESEKASIIAHTKLLGGGEEDTIEFTIDKKGTYKYICSFPGHVAMMKGVLIVE from the coding sequence ATGAATACAAAAACAAAATTTTCAATAATGATCCTAATGGGATTTTTAGTAATAACTTCTTGTGGAAAAAAAGAAACAACTCCAGCTGACCAGACTGAAAAAAGTGAATCATCAACAGAAGGAGAAGCGGCACCAGTAACATCAACAGAAGAAAATGTATTAATTATTGAAGGAAATGACCAAATGCAGTTCAACACAAATGAATTACATGCTGTTGCCGGAAAACCAATTAAATTGACTTTAAAGCATGTTGGAAAAATTCCAAAAGAGGCAATGGGACATAATTTAGTAATATTGAAAGAAGGAACAGATGAAGCTGCTTTTGCGCTTAAAGCGAATGATGCAGCGGCGACTGATTATATCCCTGAATCTGAAAAAGCTTCGATTATTGCTCACACTAAATTGTTAGGAGGCGGAGAAGAAGACACAATCGAATTTACAATTGATAAGAAAGGAACATACAAATATATTTGCTCTTTCCCTGGCCATGTGGCTATGATGAAAGGTGTACTAATTGTAGAGTAA
- a CDS encoding aminotransferase class I/II-fold pyridoxal phosphate-dependent enzyme: MVKDLFERIQDNKGPLGKWASQAEGYYVFPKLEGELGPRMTFHGKNILNWSLNDYLGLANHPEVRKADTDAAAQFGAAYPMGARMMSGHTTYHEQLENELAAFVMKESAYLLNFGYQGMVSIIDALVTKNDIIVYDVDSHACIIDGVRLHMGKRFTYKHNDLESMEKNLQRATKMAEETGGGILFITEGVFGMRGQQGKLKEIVALKQKYNFRLLVDDAHGFGTLGKTGAGAGEEQGVQDDIDVYFSTFAKSMANIGAFVAADKTVIDYLKYNLRSQMFAKALPMIQTLGSLKRLELLRNSSEIKDKLWENVNALQSGLKEKGFNIGDTNTCITPVYLEGSIPEAMVMVNDLRENYGIFLSIVVYPVIPKGIILLRMIPTASHTLADIEETLTAFEAIREKLVNGTYKEIAERTTVDVS, from the coding sequence ATGGTAAAAGATTTATTCGAAAGAATTCAGGACAATAAGGGACCTTTAGGAAAATGGGCTTCTCAAGCAGAGGGCTATTATGTTTTCCCAAAGTTAGAAGGAGAGTTGGGTCCTAGAATGACATTTCATGGAAAAAATATTTTAAACTGGAGTTTAAATGATTATTTAGGTCTAGCAAATCATCCAGAAGTTCGTAAGGCAGATACAGATGCAGCAGCTCAGTTTGGTGCGGCTTATCCGATGGGAGCTCGTATGATGTCTGGACACACTACGTACCACGAACAATTAGAAAATGAATTGGCTGCTTTTGTAATGAAAGAATCTGCTTATTTATTGAATTTTGGTTACCAAGGAATGGTTTCTATCATTGATGCTTTGGTTACTAAAAATGATATCATTGTTTATGACGTTGATTCACATGCTTGTATCATTGATGGTGTTCGTTTGCACATGGGTAAGCGTTTCACATACAAACACAATGATCTTGAAAGTATGGAGAAAAACTTGCAGCGTGCTACTAAAATGGCCGAAGAAACAGGCGGAGGTATTTTATTTATTACCGAAGGTGTTTTTGGAATGCGTGGACAGCAAGGAAAACTAAAAGAAATTGTTGCCTTAAAGCAAAAATACAATTTCCGTTTATTGGTAGATGATGCACACGGTTTTGGTACACTTGGTAAAACAGGTGCTGGAGCAGGTGAGGAGCAGGGAGTTCAAGACGATATTGATGTTTACTTCTCTACTTTTGCAAAATCTATGGCTAATATCGGTGCTTTTGTAGCGGCTGATAAAACAGTTATTGATTATTTAAAATACAATTTACGTTCTCAAATGTTTGCAAAAGCGTTACCAATGATCCAGACACTTGGTTCTTTGAAACGTTTAGAATTATTGCGTAATTCTTCTGAAATTAAAGATAAACTTTGGGAAAATGTAAATGCATTACAAAGCGGTCTTAAAGAAAAAGGATTTAATATTGGAGATACAAACACTTGTATTACACCAGTTTACCTAGAAGGAAGTATTCCTGAAGCAATGGTAATGGTAAACGATTTAAGAGAAAACTACGGTATTTTCCTCTCTATTGTTGTTTATCCAGTTATTCCAAAAGGAATTATTTTGTTAAGAATGATTCCAACAGCTTCTCATACACTTGCTGATATTGAAGAAACGTTAACTGCTTTCGAAGCAATTCGTGAGAAATTGGTAAACGGAACTTATAAAGAAATTGCTGAACGTACGACTGTAGACGTTTCGTAA